ACGAAGCAAGATGCGAGCGGAGCCGTTCATGAACAAGCCCGGGGGCGCGGCCGGCGCCCGACTTGAAGACCGGAAGCCCAAGGGCCGGAAGCCCAAGGGCCATCCGGACGTCGCCCATGGCGGGATCGGCGTGCTGCTGGTCAATCTCGGCACGCCGGACGCCACCGACTATTGGTCGATGCGCCGGTATCTGAAGGAGTTCCTGTCCGACCGCCGGGTGGTCGAGGCCAACCGGCTCGTCTGGTGGCTGGTGCTTAACGGCATCATCCTCACCACCCGGCCGAAGAGGAGCGGCCATGCCTACGCCAAGATCTGGAACAAGGAGAAGGACGAATCGCCGCTGCGCACCGTCACCCGCGAGCAGGCGCGGCTCGTCGCCGAACGGCTGGCGCAAAACCCGGCCATCCGGGTCGACTGGGCGATGCGCTACGGCAACCCGTCGATGACCTCGGTGCTGGCGCGCCTGAAGCAGGAGGGCTGCGAGCGGATCCTCGTCTTTCCGCTCTATCCGCAATACAGCGCCGCGACCACGGCCACCGTCAACGACAAGGCCTTCGAGGCGCTCGCCCGAATGCGCTGGCAGCCTTCCCTGCGCACCGTGCCGCCCTATTACGACGACCCGGTCTATATCGACGCTCTCGCCAAATCCCTCCAGCAGGGCCTCGGCAGGCTCGCTTTCAAGCCCGAGGCTGTGCTCGCCTCCTTCCACGGCCTGCCGCGGTCCTATTTCGCCAAGGGCGACCCCTATTACTGCCATTGCGCCAAGACGACGCGGCTCCTGCGGGCCGCCCTCGGCTGGCCGGAGGAGAAGCTGAAGATGACCTTCCAGTCGCGCTTCGGGCGCGAGGAATGGCTCAAACCCTATACCGACGCCACGGTCGAGCGGCTGGCGCGCGAGGGCGTCAGGAGCCTTGCCGTGATCACGCCCGGCTTCGTTTCCGACTGCGTCGAGACGCTGGAGGAGATCGCGATGCAGAACGCCGAGATCTTCCGCCGCCACGGCGGGGCGAACTTCGCCCTGATCCCCTGCCTCAACGCCAGCGAGCCCGGCATCGACGTCATCGAACACGCGGTCAGGCGCGAGCTTTCCGGCTGGGCCTGATCCGTGAATTCGGTCCCGCGCAAGGAATTTATGCTTTAAGGTCCGATTCTCGCCGAATCCCGGCCCGCCGATGGGGTGCGCAGATGATTGTCGGTCTCGATATCTTCGTCCTGGTCCTCCTGGTTCTCGTCGTCGTCTTCATCCTGCTGGCGGTCAAGACGGTGCCGCAGGGCTTCAGCTACACCATCGAGCGGTTCGGGCGCTACACGCGCAGCCTGTCGCCGGGGCTCGGCATCATCGTGCCGTTCATCGACCGGGTCGGCCGCAAGATGAACATGATGGAGCAGGTGGTCGACGTGCCGAGCCAGGAGGTCATCACGCGCGACAACGCCACCTGCACCGTCGACGGGGTCCTCTTCTTCCAGGTGCTCGACGCGGCCAAGGCGAGCTACGAGGTTGCCGACCTCGAGACCGCGATCTTGAACCTCACCATGACCAATATCCGCACCGTCATGGGCTCGATGGACCTCGACGCCCTGTTGTCGCAGCGCGACGAGATCAACCACCGGCTCCTGTCGGTGGTGGATGCCGCGACCGGCCCGTGGGGGATCAAGGTGACGCGCATCGAGATCAAGGATATCAACCCGCCGCGCGACCTGGTCGATTCGATGGCCCGGCAGATGAAGGCGGAGCGCGACAAGCGCGCCGCGATCCTCGAGGCCGAAGGCCAGCGCCAGTCGGTGGTGCTCAAGGCCGAAGGCCAGAAACAGTCGCTGATCCTGGAAGCGGAAGGCCGCAAGGAAGCCGCATTCCGCGACGCGGAGGCGCGCGAGCGGTCGGCCGAGGCGGAGGCCAGGGCGACCACCATGGTCTCGGACGCGGTCGCCTCGGGCAGCGTCCAGGCGCTCAACTATTTCGTCGCCCAGAAATATGTCGCCGCGCTGCAGGAGTTCGCCGCCTCGCCGAACCAGAAGATCCTGATGATGCC
The sequence above is a segment of the Hyphomicrobiales bacterium genome. Coding sequences within it:
- a CDS encoding SPFH domain-containing protein; the encoded protein is MIVGLDIFVLVLLVLVVVFILLAVKTVPQGFSYTIERFGRYTRSLSPGLGIIVPFIDRVGRKMNMMEQVVDVPSQEVITRDNATCTVDGVLFFQVLDAAKASYEVADLETAILNLTMTNIRTVMGSMDLDALLSQRDEINHRLLSVVDAATGPWGIKVTRIEIKDINPPRDLVDSMARQMKAERDKRAAILEAEGQRQSVVLKAEGQKQSLILEAEGRKEAAFRDAEARERSAEAEARATTMVSDAVASGSVQALNYFVAQKYVAALQEFAASPNQKILMMPVEASALIGTLGGIAEIAREGFGGGDGGGKGGAGGDGPPRPRRPGAPRGGASAASAAPKGSVPGIEPRNQ
- the hemH gene encoding ferrochelatase, whose product is MNKPGGAAGARLEDRKPKGRKPKGHPDVAHGGIGVLLVNLGTPDATDYWSMRRYLKEFLSDRRVVEANRLVWWLVLNGIILTTRPKRSGHAYAKIWNKEKDESPLRTVTREQARLVAERLAQNPAIRVDWAMRYGNPSMTSVLARLKQEGCERILVFPLYPQYSAATTATVNDKAFEALARMRWQPSLRTVPPYYDDPVYIDALAKSLQQGLGRLAFKPEAVLASFHGLPRSYFAKGDPYYCHCAKTTRLLRAALGWPEEKLKMTFQSRFGREEWLKPYTDATVERLAREGVRSLAVITPGFVSDCVETLEEIAMQNAEIFRRHGGANFALIPCLNASEPGIDVIEHAVRRELSGWA